The Listeria sp. PSOL-1 genome includes a region encoding these proteins:
- a CDS encoding adhesive domain-containing protein, whose protein sequence is MPFKKIFTIIAIVLLVISQLQILPALAEMRPQETSDLSLSYLKQQKEKTMDDLKLNIGEPLTLYVESKNTRDSTVEIPLGKNIEYNNKVTAQLNKDRKDLTVAYRKKTNTVYVNWTEKTKERNVKLQVQATKEGSNQLFVESKRDKLTFKSKEINVQTIDNRAKESRGAAKSDTLGSENEISKHPSISKKVDASADSKDKISKNAISKQAVTNNSLTATEFTQLTQRNGVIAIPSLGSVSADSKYSFWPNITEDTTARVISSNNTNATVSSPKSIPIEVQNGETQKASISIQFSNMGLYNGKSIDVIVTITNITNAKTITLTDMGLLDVVGTGDFYKITTSADVSTKFLYTDTQAPATITGHTTFNNINEAKTVTSDLNQFADIYAMENTKVGYVDNPDGSTTLGALTGGSKNTPDTQVTLTFDNLSELTYSYSSSTTGSGSKLNTGFFSEYSLINFRFDNPPVMKGTTLASYQDAITNNNELYSIRQVVPFENDNGYVTDFTMSNDINTDFDVKASDIRVTDVYGTDVTANFDIAINNGTLTAKAKNISSADFYDNTYTIHVVGKLKKMQITVIISIITGILLFQNKLTPMLGTVLL, encoded by the coding sequence TTGCCGTTTAAAAAAATTTTTACTATAATTGCTATCGTCCTATTGGTTATTTCTCAATTGCAAATTTTACCCGCTCTAGCGGAAATGCGTCCACAAGAAACAAGTGATTTGAGTTTGAGTTACTTAAAGCAACAAAAAGAAAAAACAATGGATGATCTCAAGTTGAATATCGGAGAACCCCTGACATTATATGTAGAGAGTAAAAACACGAGAGATAGTACTGTAGAAATCCCATTGGGGAAAAATATAGAATACAATAATAAAGTAACAGCGCAACTGAACAAAGATCGAAAAGATCTTACTGTTGCATATAGGAAAAAAACTAATACGGTGTACGTAAATTGGACGGAAAAAACGAAAGAACGAAATGTTAAACTACAAGTGCAAGCAACGAAAGAAGGTAGTAATCAGTTGTTTGTCGAATCGAAAAGAGATAAACTAACGTTTAAATCTAAGGAAATAAATGTCCAAACAATAGATAACAGAGCAAAAGAAAGTCGTGGAGCTGCTAAGTCTGATACTTTAGGGTCAGAAAATGAAATAAGTAAACATCCAAGCATTAGTAAAAAAGTGGATGCGTCGGCTGATTCAAAGGACAAAATAAGCAAAAACGCAATTTCCAAACAAGCTGTGACTAATAACTCACTTACTGCTACTGAATTTACGCAATTAACACAACGGAATGGAGTTATTGCTATTCCGAGTTTAGGTAGTGTATCAGCAGATTCAAAGTATTCATTTTGGCCGAATATAACTGAAGATACTACAGCCAGGGTAATAAGTAGTAATAATACAAATGCCACAGTATCTAGTCCTAAAAGTATCCCTATTGAGGTTCAAAATGGCGAAACGCAAAAAGCTAGTATAAGTATCCAATTTTCTAACATGGGATTATACAATGGGAAGTCTATAGACGTTATTGTAACAATAACGAATATTACTAACGCGAAGACGATAACGTTAACTGACATGGGTTTACTAGATGTTGTTGGGACAGGTGATTTTTACAAAATCACAACATCTGCAGATGTTTCAACGAAATTTTTATATACAGATACACAAGCACCTGCCACAATAACTGGGCATACAACATTTAATAATATTAATGAAGCAAAAACTGTTACTAGTGATCTAAATCAATTTGCGGATATTTATGCGATGGAAAATACAAAGGTTGGTTATGTAGATAATCCTGATGGAAGTACGACTTTAGGTGCGCTTACAGGGGGTTCGAAAAATACTCCTGACACGCAAGTGACATTAACGTTTGATAATTTGTCGGAATTAACCTATTCTTATAGCAGTAGCACTACTGGGTCAGGTAGCAAATTAAATACAGGATTTTTCAGTGAATATTCTTTAATTAATTTTCGCTTTGACAACCCTCCCGTTATGAAAGGAACTACGCTAGCCTCTTATCAGGATGCTATTACCAATAATAATGAGCTATATAGTATTAGACAAGTTGTGCCATTTGAAAATGATAACGGATATGTAACAGATTTTACAATGAGTAATGATATTAATACGGATTTTGATGTGAAAGCGTCAGATATTCGAGTAACGGATGTTTATGGGACGGATGTCACTGCAAATTTTGATATCGCAATAAATAATGGAACTTTGACAGCAAAAGCAAAAAATATTTCTAGTGCTGATTTTTACGATAACACTTATACAATTCATGTAGTTGGAAAATTAAAAAAAATGCAGATTACAGTAATTATATCAATAATAACGGGGATATTGCTATTCCAGAACAAGCTAACACCAATGTTGGGGACAGTGCTGCTTTAA
- a CDS encoding DDE-type integrase/transposase/recombinase has product MGNYSRKKLYLDPFMDMYNSEIISYRISKRPNTEGIMENLEKAISQTNGYPYCRIFHSDQGWALSDESFMGIC; this is encoded by the coding sequence ATGGGCAATTACAGCAGAAAAAAACTCTATCTAGATCCATTTATGGATATGTATAATAGCGAAATCATTAGTTATCGAATCTCCAAGCGTCCGAATACAGAGGGAATCATGGAAAACTTAGAAAAAGCGATTTCTCAAACCAATGGTTACCCTTATTGTCGCATTTTTCATTCTGATCAAGGATGGGCCCTATCAGATGAAAGCTTTATGGGTATTTGTTAA
- the pbpD1 gene encoding D-alanyl-D-alanine carboxypeptidase PBPD1, translating to MNKFFKRMSTAFLAVTVAASGIFVSPKVSLAAGEPDVNANAAMAIEASTGKILYKKNSDQLMGIASMTKTMDEYLLFERINNGKLKWDDKVTISDYAHEVSQDRTLSNVPLRNGEKYTVKELYEAMAIYSANGAAIALAEKIAGSEAKFVEMMNKKATQLKLGKHKFVNATGLNNSDLKGKEQVGSKNDENQMTAQGMALLAKKLIQKYPDVLKTASITKKDFRPNTSDRIAMSNWNWLLPGLIYGRKGVDGLKTGTTDYAGMCLTATAQQNGMRVITVVLHANGGKGKGSHNSARFDETNKMLDYAFNNFKVMDVESKKAAVKNPATIDVSKGKSGTADLVTAEAAKLVVPKATDKPQLDKKVILDKKEVEAPVKGGTEVGNLTIKLKGGDNLGYIDGSQTAKVPVVTKETIEEANWFVSMLHSIGSFFSGIGSYVADGVMGWFN from the coding sequence GTGAATAAATTTTTTAAAAGAATGAGTACTGCTTTTTTAGCTGTAACAGTTGCAGCAAGTGGCATTTTTGTTAGTCCCAAGGTAAGTTTGGCAGCGGGAGAACCGGATGTGAATGCAAATGCTGCAATGGCGATCGAGGCAAGTACGGGAAAAATACTTTATAAAAAAAATAGTGATCAGTTAATGGGCATTGCCTCAATGACTAAAACAATGGATGAATATCTCCTTTTTGAAAGAATTAACAATGGGAAATTAAAGTGGGATGATAAAGTGACCATATCCGATTATGCGCATGAAGTTTCTCAAGATCGCACACTTTCTAATGTTCCACTGCGTAATGGCGAAAAATATACGGTAAAAGAATTATATGAAGCGATGGCAATTTATTCAGCAAATGGTGCAGCAATTGCTTTGGCAGAAAAAATAGCGGGTAGCGAAGCCAAATTTGTTGAGATGATGAATAAAAAAGCAACGCAATTAAAATTAGGAAAACATAAATTTGTGAATGCAACAGGCCTTAACAATTCAGATTTGAAAGGAAAAGAGCAAGTCGGTAGTAAAAATGATGAAAATCAAATGACAGCGCAAGGGATGGCGCTACTTGCCAAAAAGCTGATTCAAAAATATCCTGATGTTTTAAAAACAGCAAGTATAACGAAAAAAGACTTTCGTCCGAATACCTCTGACCGCATTGCTATGTCAAACTGGAATTGGCTTTTACCAGGGCTAATTTATGGTCGTAAAGGTGTAGATGGCTTAAAAACTGGAACAACAGATTATGCAGGAATGTGCTTAACAGCTACGGCGCAACAAAATGGAATGCGCGTCATTACAGTTGTTCTTCATGCAAATGGCGGCAAAGGAAAGGGAAGCCATAATAGCGCTCGTTTTGATGAAACGAACAAAATGCTAGATTATGCTTTTAATAACTTTAAGGTAATGGATGTTGAATCTAAAAAGGCAGCAGTTAAAAATCCTGCTACAATTGACGTAAGTAAGGGGAAAAGTGGCACAGCAGATCTGGTTACTGCAGAAGCGGCAAAATTAGTTGTTCCAAAAGCGACAGATAAACCACAATTAGATAAAAAAGTAATTTTAGATAAGAAAGAAGTAGAAGCTCCTGTTAAAGGCGGCACAGAAGTCGGTAATTTAACGATCAAGTTAAAAGGCGGCGACAACTTAGGCTATATCGATGGGAGTCAAACAGCAAAAGTCCCAGTTGTTACAAAAGAAACGATTGAAGAAGCAAATTGGTTTGTATCAATGCTGCATTCGATTGGATCATTTTTTTCAGGAATAGGAAGCTATGTGGCGGATGGTGTTATGGGATGGTTTAATTAA
- a CDS encoding DNA topoisomerase III produces the protein MGRIVVLAEKPSVGKDIARVLSAKNSRNGYMEGSKYIVTWALGHLITLADPERYDHKYKTWDMADLPILPKQMKLVPIKETRKQYEIVKNLLNRADVSDIVIATDAGREGELVARWIIEYAKVKKPLKRLWISSVTDKAIREGFSRLKPGKEYENLYYSAVARSEADWIVGINATRALTTKYNAQLSCGRVQTPTLAMIASLEDEIRTFKAREFYQLEAITERGTFRWGEGQTFDKLKAENLQKKLAGLNLTVKSVDVKEKKTYAPGLYDLTELQRDANQRFDFSAKETLNIMQTLYERHKILTYPRTDSRFLSTDIVPTLKERLSACGIGEYAKPARAILTKGIKASKSFVDNSKVSDHHAIIPTEETVSLSDLSDRERKIYDLVVKRFLAVLSEPYVFDETTIQATIGSEAFVLKGKIVKARGWKALYGDENEQEIISKVHEGEQLSVQKIALQVGKTKPPARFNEATLLSAMENPAKYMQSKNKALAKTLGETGGLGTVATRADIIDKLFNSFVIEKQGKEIQITSKGRQLLELAPTGLKSPELTAIWEQKLSKIANGQLDVRQFTAEMRDYAKKAVNEIKQNDKKFRHDNVTSQKCPDCGKLMLKVKGKKGTMLVCQDRECGHREAVSRVTNARCPNCHKRLDLRGQGDKQIFTCHTCGYREKLTAFNERRNKEKNKNVSKKEVANYMRKLNQQEDEPFNNPMAEALAKLKGNLPK, from the coding sequence ATGGGACGCATTGTAGTTTTAGCGGAAAAGCCATCAGTTGGTAAAGATATTGCACGTGTATTAAGTGCCAAAAATAGTCGAAATGGTTATATGGAAGGCTCAAAATATATTGTTACTTGGGCACTTGGACATTTAATCACGCTAGCTGATCCAGAACGCTATGATCATAAATATAAAACTTGGGATATGGCAGACTTGCCGATTTTACCGAAACAAATGAAGCTTGTCCCAATCAAAGAGACAAGAAAGCAATATGAAATTGTCAAAAATCTATTAAATCGTGCTGATGTTTCAGACATTGTGATTGCAACTGACGCAGGCCGTGAGGGTGAACTTGTTGCAAGGTGGATTATTGAATATGCTAAAGTCAAAAAACCATTGAAACGACTTTGGATATCTTCTGTAACAGATAAAGCCATTCGCGAAGGGTTTTCACGTCTTAAGCCGGGGAAAGAATATGAAAATCTATATTATTCAGCAGTAGCCCGATCAGAAGCCGACTGGATTGTTGGGATCAACGCGACTCGAGCTCTAACAACGAAGTACAATGCACAGCTTTCATGTGGACGTGTACAAACACCGACACTTGCGATGATTGCTAGCTTAGAAGATGAGATTCGCACATTCAAAGCGCGAGAATTTTATCAATTAGAAGCGATAACAGAGCGAGGCACTTTTCGCTGGGGCGAAGGGCAGACTTTTGACAAATTAAAGGCAGAGAATTTGCAGAAAAAACTAGCTGGTCTAAATTTAACGGTTAAAAGCGTTGATGTGAAAGAAAAGAAAACCTATGCGCCAGGTCTATATGACTTAACGGAGCTACAACGTGATGCCAACCAGCGATTTGATTTTTCCGCGAAAGAAACCTTAAATATTATGCAAACATTATATGAAAGACATAAGATTTTGACTTACCCACGGACAGATTCTCGTTTTCTTTCTACAGATATTGTACCCACGTTAAAAGAGCGCCTTTCTGCTTGTGGTATAGGAGAATACGCCAAGCCAGCACGAGCCATTTTGACAAAAGGTATTAAAGCAAGTAAATCATTTGTGGATAATAGCAAAGTAAGTGACCACCATGCCATTATCCCGACTGAAGAAACGGTTTCTTTATCTGATTTATCCGATCGTGAGCGAAAAATCTATGATCTTGTTGTGAAGCGCTTTTTAGCAGTTTTATCTGAGCCTTATGTTTTTGATGAAACAACAATTCAAGCAACAATCGGTTCTGAAGCATTTGTGTTAAAAGGAAAAATAGTGAAAGCGCGTGGCTGGAAAGCACTTTATGGTGATGAAAACGAGCAGGAAATCATCAGTAAGGTTCATGAAGGTGAGCAATTATCTGTCCAAAAAATAGCCTTACAAGTTGGCAAAACGAAACCACCTGCGCGTTTTAATGAAGCAACATTATTATCAGCTATGGAAAATCCAGCAAAATATATGCAGAGCAAAAATAAGGCGCTTGCTAAAACACTAGGTGAAACAGGTGGACTTGGCACAGTAGCAACACGAGCTGATATCATTGATAAATTATTTAACAGCTTTGTTATCGAAAAACAAGGCAAAGAAATTCAAATCACTTCAAAAGGTCGCCAACTCTTAGAACTTGCGCCTACTGGTTTAAAATCGCCTGAATTAACAGCGATTTGGGAGCAAAAGCTATCAAAAATAGCAAATGGTCAATTAGACGTTCGTCAATTTACAGCAGAAATGCGTGATTATGCTAAAAAAGCTGTAAATGAAATTAAACAAAATGATAAAAAGTTTCGCCATGATAATGTCACCTCGCAAAAATGTCCAGATTGTGGCAAATTAATGTTAAAAGTGAAAGGCAAAAAGGGCACAATGCTGGTTTGCCAGGATCGAGAATGTGGTCATCGTGAAGCTGTATCACGAGTGACTAACGCGCGTTGCCCCAATTGTCATAAGCGTTTAGATTTAAGAGGCCAAGGGGACAAACAGATCTTTACTTGTCATACATGTGGTTATCGTGAAAAATTAACAGCATTTAATGAACGTCGTAATAAGGAAAAAAACAAAAATGTTTCCAAAAAAGAAGTCGCAAATTACATGAGAAAATTAAATCAACAAGAAGACGAGCCTTTCAATAACCCAATGGCTGAAGCGCTAGCTAAATTGAAAGGGAATTTACCCAAGTGA
- the recQ gene encoding DNA helicase RecQ yields MLVQAKEILAKRFGFDDFRSGQEEVIKQLLASQNTLAIMPTGGGKSLCYQIPALLFEGLTIVVSPLISLMKDQVDALHLAGIEATYINSTLSAQEVNKRLHLAKSGHLKMLYIAPERLDTEGFHDLLECAEISLFAIDEAHCISQWGHDFRPSYLALCDYLRQMERQPLVIALTATATEAVANDICELLRILEKNIVKTGFARENLAFQIIKGQDKDQFLLHYLKENDSESGIIYASTRKEVERLQVLLEKQGIAVGKYHGGLSDQERSASQEQFSYDDLQVIVATNAFGMGINKSNVRFVIHYNLPRNMEAYYQEAGRAGRDGLPSDCILLFSPQDAHIQQFLIDQSELPEERKQNEYHKLRQMVGYGYTEICLERYIVNYFGEEANHCGRCSNCLDTRETVDITTDAQKVFSCIKRMGERFGKILIAKVLTGSNDQKVKTWHFDKLSTYGLMKERSQKDVLQLLDYLAAEKYLQVVNGSLPSLSLTNQAVKVLKNEAIVLRKKAVEATRVAMDVDVALFEMLRNKRRELASEYRVPPYIIFSDETLREMCRYKPQTNEEMLMIKGIGAAKLEKYGKDFMLLLQEEVISKSGG; encoded by the coding sequence ATGTTAGTACAGGCTAAGGAAATACTTGCTAAACGTTTTGGCTTCGATGATTTTCGTAGCGGCCAAGAAGAAGTAATTAAACAGCTGCTTGCTTCTCAAAACACGCTAGCGATTATGCCTACTGGAGGAGGCAAGTCGCTTTGTTACCAAATCCCCGCATTACTATTTGAAGGTTTAACAATCGTTGTTTCACCACTTATTTCTTTGATGAAAGATCAGGTCGACGCGCTTCATTTGGCTGGAATTGAGGCTACGTATATCAACAGTACGCTTTCGGCCCAAGAAGTAAATAAACGGCTCCATTTAGCTAAGTCCGGGCATTTGAAGATGCTATATATTGCTCCTGAACGACTGGATACAGAAGGCTTTCATGATTTGCTTGAGTGTGCGGAAATTTCCTTATTCGCTATTGATGAAGCGCATTGTATTTCACAATGGGGACATGATTTTCGCCCAAGTTATTTGGCGCTGTGTGACTATTTGCGGCAAATGGAGCGGCAACCATTAGTCATTGCATTAACGGCAACAGCAACTGAAGCTGTTGCGAATGATATTTGCGAATTGCTTAGAATTCTTGAAAAAAATATAGTTAAGACGGGATTTGCTCGGGAAAACCTTGCTTTTCAAATAATTAAGGGACAGGATAAAGATCAATTTTTATTACATTATTTAAAAGAAAATGACTCAGAGTCTGGGATTATTTATGCTTCTACACGTAAAGAAGTAGAACGATTACAAGTTCTCCTAGAAAAGCAAGGCATTGCAGTAGGAAAATATCATGGTGGTTTGTCAGATCAAGAACGGAGCGCTTCGCAAGAACAATTTTCATACGACGACCTGCAAGTAATTGTTGCTACAAATGCTTTTGGAATGGGAATTAATAAATCGAATGTCCGTTTTGTGATTCATTATAATTTACCAAGAAATATGGAAGCTTATTATCAGGAGGCTGGCCGTGCTGGTCGTGATGGCCTTCCAAGTGATTGTATTTTACTTTTTTCACCACAAGATGCGCATATTCAGCAATTTTTGATTGATCAATCTGAACTACCTGAAGAACGGAAGCAGAATGAATATCATAAGTTGCGTCAAATGGTAGGCTACGGTTATACTGAAATTTGTTTGGAGCGTTACATTGTTAATTATTTTGGTGAAGAAGCGAACCATTGTGGGCGTTGTAGTAATTGCCTTGATACACGAGAAACGGTTGATATTACAACAGACGCACAAAAAGTATTTTCCTGCATCAAGCGGATGGGGGAACGTTTTGGAAAAATACTTATTGCTAAAGTGCTGACGGGTTCAAATGACCAAAAAGTAAAAACATGGCATTTTGATAAACTAAGCACATATGGTTTAATGAAGGAACGCTCGCAAAAAGATGTCTTACAGCTATTGGATTATCTAGCAGCAGAAAAGTATTTACAAGTTGTAAATGGCAGCCTTCCATCATTGTCATTAACAAACCAAGCTGTTAAAGTATTGAAAAATGAAGCTATTGTTTTGCGCAAAAAAGCAGTGGAGGCTACACGAGTAGCTATGGATGTCGATGTCGCTTTATTTGAGATGTTGCGGAACAAACGCCGTGAACTAGCAAGTGAATATCGTGTACCACCTTATATTATTTTTTCCGATGAAACGTTGCGGGAAATGTGTCGTTATAAACCGCAGACAAACGAGGAAATGTTAATGATTAAAGGCATTGGCGCTGCAAAATTAGAAAAATATGGAAAAGATTTTATGTTGTTATTACAAGAGGAAGTTATTTCGAAATCAGGAGGATAA
- a CDS encoding O-acetyl-ADP-ribose deacetylase, producing MKLTAIQDDITQEKVDVIVNAANSSLLGGGGVDGAIHQAAGPELLAACKRVVEESGSCPAGEAVITAGYDLPAKYVIHTVGPVWKDGKQQEANKLASCYWKSLDLAVSKRLKSIAFPNISTGVYHFPKEKAAEIALYTVKEWIQSEPNTTLTEIRFVCFDQENYELYQKMLDSE from the coding sequence GTGAAACTTACAGCGATACAAGATGATATTACACAGGAAAAAGTAGATGTTATCGTCAATGCTGCGAATTCTTCATTACTTGGCGGTGGCGGAGTTGACGGTGCAATTCATCAAGCGGCGGGACCAGAGTTATTAGCAGCTTGTAAACGAGTCGTTGAAGAGTCTGGGAGTTGCCCTGCTGGAGAAGCAGTGATTACTGCGGGTTATGATTTACCTGCTAAATATGTTATTCATACTGTCGGGCCTGTTTGGAAAGATGGGAAACAACAAGAGGCGAATAAACTAGCTTCTTGTTACTGGAAATCACTTGATTTAGCCGTTTCTAAACGATTGAAATCTATTGCTTTTCCTAATATTTCAACCGGTGTATATCATTTCCCAAAAGAAAAAGCAGCGGAAATTGCACTTTATACGGTAAAAGAATGGATTCAGTCTGAACCTAATACGACGTTAACAGAAATACGTTTTGTTTGCTTTGATCAGGAAAATTATGAGTTGTATCAAAAAATGCTGGACAGTGAATAA
- a CDS encoding DUF1129 domain-containing protein, with protein sequence MVTETEEIKPSLSELKNNLTKRNLQYVQEVEKHLRDKYPEKEQDSIVYGMTEKILAEQKSGITARKLFNLTPTEYVASLDVSKASIGDVETGKWWLALDGGLLVLGAMMLISGISAFFQGQTLGIFVLIITGIIGGFAMLILRKYAAEMRAGKKGGTFRYILVAIGVIVAWMFIMTLVQMSIPPAINVALDPMTTTIIGAFVLALKFYLKRKKNIPNF encoded by the coding sequence GTGGTAACAGAAACAGAAGAAATCAAACCGTCTTTGTCAGAACTAAAAAATAATTTGACAAAGCGTAATTTACAATATGTGCAAGAAGTGGAAAAGCATTTGCGTGATAAATATCCTGAAAAAGAGCAAGACAGCATCGTTTATGGGATGACAGAAAAAATCCTTGCCGAACAAAAAAGCGGGATAACAGCACGTAAATTATTTAATTTAACACCGACAGAATACGTGGCTTCACTTGATGTAAGTAAAGCGAGTATAGGCGACGTTGAAACGGGCAAGTGGTGGTTAGCTCTTGATGGTGGCTTGCTTGTGCTAGGTGCTATGATGTTGATTTCAGGGATTAGTGCTTTTTTCCAAGGTCAAACATTGGGAATTTTCGTACTTATTATCACTGGAATTATTGGTGGTTTTGCGATGCTAATTTTGCGTAAGTATGCTGCTGAGATGCGTGCTGGTAAAAAAGGCGGGACCTTTAGATATATTTTAGTGGCGATTGGGGTTATTGTGGCTTGGATGTTTATCATGACGCTTGTACAAATGAGTATTCCACCAGCAATTAATGTTGCTCTTGATCCAATGACAACAACGATTATTGGAGCATTTGTTTTAGCGCTTAAATTTTACCTTAAACGCAAGAAAAACATTCCTAACTTCTAA
- the gshAB gene encoding bifunctional glutamate--cysteine ligase GshA/glutathione synthetase GshB has protein sequence MLNTDTNLLTFIQENPDLKEQLFSGHFGLEKENLRVTPEGELALTPHPEVFGPKEDNPYIKTDFSESQIEMITPVCDSIDTVYQFLENLQKIISLSLENGELLWPNSNPPLLPDEAAIPIAEYKTKDHPDRLYREHLAKEYGKKIQLLSGIHYNFSFPKPLIEALYKEFQEEAETFDAFQNRIYLKAAKYFMQNRWLLVYLTGAGSIYLDDYTTTPNEVSLEKGVTLMKDATSLRNSPYGYKNKSALHINYDTFDSYITSIADHIADGKINSMREFYNPIRLKNGHTDQSLDSLATHGVEYLEVRAIDLDPLEANGISKDTLYFIQLFFITGILTNKIDLYEIRQEIADDNEKEIALYGLAHPKITLSNGKKVDFVEAAITELDRMLTIAQILAPDNKRSHYTQTIHLQKERLLDVKKTIAAAVETQVRQEGFLAYHLNQAKKALTEAETTAYQLSGYEDLELSTKIVMQSAIKKGIKTEVLDRSENFIRLIKNQQIEYVKQATKTAHDNYISVLLMENKVITKKILAENNIRVPFGKSFINLTDALQAYDEFSDQAIVIKPKSTNFGIGISIFKESYTKEDYHKALEIAFSHDSAIIIEEFIPGNEYRFLVIDDKAVAVLLRVPANVTGDGFHTIKELIAQKNNDPLRGENHLKPLEKIQMGPEETLMLSMQNLNLSSVPSANQIVYLRENSNVSTGGDSIDVTDKMASFYKKLAVQCAQTVDASFCGVDIIVPPNPHDYEKAAVIELNYNPAVYMHCFPYQGKARKIGDMIVDYLFAESN, from the coding sequence ATGCTAAATACTGATACAAATTTATTAACCTTTATTCAAGAGAATCCTGACTTAAAAGAACAGTTATTTTCGGGACATTTTGGTTTGGAAAAAGAGAATTTACGTGTAACACCTGAAGGAGAATTAGCTTTAACTCCTCATCCAGAAGTTTTTGGCCCTAAAGAGGATAACCCTTATATTAAAACCGACTTTTCAGAGAGTCAAATTGAAATGATTACACCTGTTTGCGATTCCATTGACACTGTCTATCAGTTTCTTGAGAATTTGCAAAAAATCATTTCCTTATCATTAGAAAATGGAGAACTACTTTGGCCAAATAGCAATCCACCTTTATTGCCAGATGAAGCGGCAATACCTATTGCGGAATATAAAACAAAAGATCATCCAGATCGTCTTTACCGCGAACATTTAGCAAAAGAATATGGCAAAAAAATTCAATTATTATCTGGCATTCATTACAATTTTTCATTTCCAAAACCATTAATTGAAGCACTTTATAAAGAATTTCAAGAGGAAGCAGAAACTTTTGATGCATTCCAAAATCGCATCTATTTAAAAGCTGCTAAATATTTTATGCAAAATCGTTGGCTGCTCGTCTACTTAACTGGTGCTGGTTCTATTTATCTCGACGACTACACAACAACACCAAATGAAGTATCTCTTGAAAAGGGCGTAACGCTAATGAAAGACGCAACATCCCTCAGAAATAGCCCTTATGGATATAAAAATAAATCTGCACTTCACATTAATTATGATACATTCGATAGCTATATCACTTCTATTGCAGACCATATTGCAGATGGAAAAATCAATAGCATGCGCGAATTTTATAATCCGATTCGTTTGAAGAATGGACATACAGATCAATCTTTAGATAGCCTTGCAACTCATGGTGTGGAATATCTAGAAGTTAGAGCGATTGACTTAGATCCACTTGAAGCAAATGGCATCTCCAAGGATACACTATATTTTATTCAGCTTTTTTTCATTACCGGCATCTTAACAAATAAAATCGACCTTTATGAAATTCGTCAAGAAATTGCAGATGACAATGAAAAAGAAATTGCACTTTATGGTTTGGCCCACCCTAAAATTACATTATCCAATGGTAAAAAAGTAGATTTTGTCGAAGCTGCCATCACTGAATTAGACCGAATGCTAACCATCGCTCAGATCCTCGCACCAGACAATAAACGTTCACATTACACCCAAACGATTCACTTACAAAAAGAACGTTTATTAGATGTGAAAAAAACAATCGCTGCAGCCGTAGAAACACAGGTTAGACAAGAAGGCTTTTTAGCTTACCACTTAAACCAAGCAAAAAAAGCTTTAACCGAAGCAGAAACAACAGCCTACCAACTATCCGGCTATGAGGACCTAGAACTTTCTACAAAAATCGTCATGCAATCAGCCATAAAAAAAGGCATTAAAACAGAAGTACTTGATCGCTCAGAAAATTTTATCCGTCTAATAAAAAACCAGCAAATAGAATATGTAAAACAAGCCACAAAAACAGCGCATGATAATTATATTTCAGTTTTACTTATGGAAAACAAAGTGATCACCAAGAAAATCCTTGCAGAAAATAATATTCGTGTACCTTTTGGAAAAAGCTTCATTAACCTTACCGATGCGCTCCAAGCTTACGACGAATTTTCCGATCAAGCAATTGTCATTAAGCCTAAATCAACAAATTTTGGAATCGGTATTAGTATTTTTAAAGAAAGCTACACAAAAGAGGACTACCACAAAGCATTAGAAATTGCTTTTAGCCATGATTCAGCTATTATTATTGAAGAGTTTATCCCTGGAAATGAATACCGTTTCCTCGTCATTGATGATAAAGCCGTCGCTGTTTTACTCCGCGTTCCAGCAAACGTCACTGGAGATGGTTTTCACACAATCAAAGAACTCATCGCCCAAAAAAATAACGACCCTCTTCGCGGAGAAAATCACCTTAAGCCACTTGAAAAAATACAAATGGGCCCTGAAGAAACGTTAATGTTATCTATGCAAAACTTAAATCTAAGCTCAGTTCCAAGTGCCAACCAAATCGTTTATCTCCGTGAAAATTCAAATGTTAGTACCGGTGGTGATAGCATTGATGTTACAGATAAAATGGCTAGTTTTTACAAAAAACTAGCTGTCCAGTGCGCACAGACTGTTGATGCTTCTTTTTGCGGTGTAGATATTATCGTTCCACCAAACCCTCATGATTATGAAAAGGCTGCTGTCATTGAATTAAACTATAATCCAGCCGTTTACATGCACTGTTTTCCCTATCAAGGTAAAGCGCGAAAAATTGGTGATATGATTGTTGATTACTTATTTGCGGAATCTAATTAA